The genomic region GAACAGCTCATCTACACGGTCTCCGCTTATTGAATTCAGCTCGTCGATTTTCACTATCCAAAAGACCTCAGTCTCGATGATATTCAGGAAACCATTCTTGACATCTTCGTACTCTTCTATTACAATCTCCTTTGCGTTTCTTGTAACGAATGCATAGTAATCCAGCATTATTTTGGCGAGAACGTCGTTGAACTTTCTCCTTTCCTGTTTGTTGAGATTCCTGATTGAAAGCGGATCAACGATGTAAACCCCGAAATGAGCCATAAAGTCCTCGTTGAGGGAGTAGAACATCTTTTCCTTCTCTGTCCGCTCCTTGTTCTTGAGAACGATCGTCTCAACCTTTCCAGCTGTCTCCACGGTAAACGAGACCTTATATGTCACCTTACCGCTCCGTTCGTCCACTTCCTTGATTATATCGGAGGTGCGTTCGATAAGCCACTCAAGAAGGTCAAAATTATTGGAGAGAACTCTCCGAGCACTTGTTACAGAGTACTCACTTGGCTTATCCCCTGTTTTTCTCATTGCTCGCTGGTAGTAAGAGCGGAGTGCTCTGTTGAGCTCCCAGATGGTACCTTTCCCCAGATAGCTCTTGTAGTTCTTCAGCGTCGCCGAGTACGTATCCAGAACTGCTCTCTCCCGGTCCTCCCATGGATCACTATCCTGGGTCTCAATGTACACTCTTCTCACAACTTCGAGTGTATCCTCCACTGGAATCCCCCGGTGCCAGGCAAAGGCGGCAAATCCAAGGATGAGATTGTGCCTCCTGCCCGGCATGTAGTACTTTTTCAGGACTTCTACCAAGGCGTCTTTTTCCTCGCTGTTGAGCCTTATGTTGCCCCTATTCTCAATGTGAAGCTCTTCCTGCGTTGTGATCCCTTCCCGGAGCTTCTTCTCAATAAGTCCCTCAATTTCGAGCCTGTTTGTTCCAGAAACTTCAACTATCTTTGAAACGGACTCGTAGATTGTTCCAGCTATCTCACGCCTGTTCACGGTCCAAGCAACTCTCATAATGCGCGAGGGATTGTACACGCTCTTGTCTACGGCATTCTCGACGAGATAGACGTAGTTGGGGTCTATACTCTCTTTGAGAACCCTCTCAAACTCGTCTGCGAGTTCCCTCCCGACTTCCCGAAAAGCCGCCTGCCAGTTTCTGTCCCCAACCTCTACGGGATTTACCTTGAGATACACATGGAAGCCAAAGCCTGAGAAAACCAGCATGTACCTGAAGTTGTACTTCCCAAACAGCTTCTGAACAGCTCTCTTTATCGCTTCCTTCACGGCTGATATCTCAACCCCAGAGGGGGCCCTATTGTGGAAGACATCCACATCAATTGGCAGGTTTATCACTTCAAGTATGTCATCGTTCGTAAAGGAACCCTCCTTCTGACCTCCCGCTGGATTTATCGTGACATATATACCCTTTATTCTGCTGTCCGAGTTCATTTCTCTGATGATGTAATTCGTAGCCCTTCCAATGTCCTTGATTCTGAACATCCTACGCTTTACGCTTTCATCCATCCCGAGAATTCTTATCTCGAACCAGTACTCTTGGTTCGTGTTCTCATAGAGAAACTCCAAGTATTTCTTTATCATGCCAGAAAGAGCTTCCCTGTTTTCGAGGATTGCCCTGTCTTCGTCGCTGATAAGACTGGCGTACTTCGGCATCATTGCCCATCACCCCTGAGAAGCCTCTGAATCTCTTCTACATGCCATGCAAGGTGCTTTTTGTCCCATTCCGTAAGTCCATCTTCCCTCATTATCCTATGGATGGCTATTGAGACATAGTTGAGAGAAGCGACAAGATCTTCATGATTGTTGTAGAACTCCCTCACAACATCGCCCACGATTGCATCTACGGCCTTTATGTACTCCCGTATCCCCTTTGGATTGTCCGTACGAACCGGAAAGACTGCCTTGAAGGAGAATTCTTCTTCTGTTTCCTTGAGAAACCTTATCCTCTCCTTGTCTTTCAAATCAAGGCCCCAATAGGTTATGTCATCAATAGTGATCTCACCACGGGCTATCTTTTTTGCCAGCTCTACCTGGGTAGTCATAAACCTCTTTGAAGCCCTTCTGAGAAGGTACTTTGTGGATGCAGGTATGTACAGATTGTACCTACCCATCTGATTTCACCTCAACATTATGTGTGCGCACACTATATAAAAACTTTTTCGTCTCAATACTGAAGGACAATTCCCTCAAAACTGGGGATAAACTACGAACAGGGAGATCAATAATAGTAACCATCGGGTCGATTCACGACTCCTGATGTACGAGGTGGGGTAGTGTAGGGGCTATCTCTATTGATGCCATTGAATATGTTGGTGGATCGTGCTTCGTGAATCAAATCCCTCACAGCTACTTATAAGGGGAGCAAAAGAGAAAAGATTACTCCTTCCCAAGTTCCTCAACGTCAATACCCAGCTGTCTGAACGTCTCAAGCAGATTCTCATACTCCATCGGGCTCATGTTCCCATTCTCCGCCTTTATCTCGATGGTAACTCTCTCAAACTTGCTCTTCAGCAGGTTCAACGCCCTCAATATGTCCCTCAGCCCTCCAGTTCCGGGCCCCAGTGTCAGGTGCAGGTGAATGGACTCTACCTGGCTTTCCACAACTTCTTTTCTTCCCTCTGTTTCCGAGGGCACAAGCATGGCCTGCTTGTCCCTGACTGCTGGAGGCTTCCATTCCTCCTCAGGAGCTCCAGCTACGCTCTCAGCTGTAGCTTTTTCTTGAGCTATAGCTTGAGCTTCTGCCTCAGCTTCAGCCTTTGCTCTCTCCCTCAGCTCTTCGCAGTACTTCCTGTTCACGATGACCTCTTTCTCGTCAAGGGTAACCGTAGGCCTTTCACCAAGGTACTCGCAGGTTACCTCCTCTCCCGTGAGGTACCCCAATCCAAAGCGCCCCTCGCTTACCCCCTGCCGTATCGCGTCTATAAGCACGCTCTTACTCTTCAAGAGTGGCATCCCCGGGGTCTTGAGGAAGCTCTCGTAGAGTGCCTTCGTTGGGATATACCCCTTCCCGTCCAAGTATTTCATCTCGATGACCACTGGAGCCATCTTCTCGACGAGCTTACCCTCTTCTCTGAGCTTCTCGTAGACGAGCTCCTCGATGGTCTTCTTGATGCCCACGGGCTTCATGCCGAGGTCAAGCTCTTCGTAGCCGCCACGAGTGGGAAGCAGTACGAGCCTGTAAAGCTCTGCTATCTTCTGAACGATGTCTTCTCTTGCCCGCTTCAAATTCTCCTTCACGTCATCCTTTTGCTCTGAAGTGAGCTCCAGAGAACCCTTCTTTGCCTTCTCGTCGATGGTCTTCCATGCAATATACCTCCTCACGAGCCTGTTGAAACTGGCCCTCTCCGTCTCCCTTGGAACGAGGAAGATGAGGGTGTTCTTGTGAACCCTCTCGCTACCGCCGTAAGATTGCAGAATCTGGAGAACCTTCTCCTTGTCATACTCAGGAAGAACAACGAGCTTCAAGCTTGGATCGCTATCAGGAACGTCCACCGGTTTACTCGGCCACAGATAGACCTTGAAGTATCTGCCCTTGAGCTGACCCTTCAGCAGTTCGTGCTCAACATCCCTTATCTGTTCCTCGCTCACGTTGTTCATCTCGTCCACAACGAGCTTGTTGAGGCTTGGCTCAAGGCTGAAGAAGTACCGACCATCGCGGTAGTGAAGGTAGAGCAGATTGTCTTTGAGGTAGAGGATGGCGTCTCCCACTATACTACTCGAGTACCTTGTATCGGCACAGGAGAGCTTTATTTCCTTCGTGGTGGCTCCCTTCACGTCTCCGCCTGAGAAGGAGTACATGAAGATGACAGTGGCCGCTCTCGTCCCCACGCGATAGTGCTCGTAGGATTCTCCGACCATCCTGTCAACCCGCTTTGCGCCGGAGTTGGGCGAGAGAATGTCCGCATCAAGGACGGAATAGTACCTGCTCTCCCCTATGATGTCTATGAGCTCGTCCCTGAGCGTCTTGACACTCAAGTCGAAGTCAGATAGCCTGATGAAGGATACATCCCTTCCGATGAGCGAGTGGACCACTATTGAGAGAAGCCTCAGCACACCCCTTGTTCTCTGGAACTTCGGCAGACTACCCCAGCGGTGGTAGAGAACGTCAATGACCTCCGGCTGGAAGGGGTAACTCCGGAGGAACCTCTGGCGGTACTGGTAGGCGTTGAGGCCCTCCGGGATGAGGCCTTCCTTCTCAAGGTATTCTACCACACGCTTCACGACTGCCTCCATCTCGGTCTCGTCAATCCTCTTGAAAAGCCTCGTTCTGATGACGTCGTGGACTTCCTCCTCCTGTACTGGAGTGAACACCTTCTGAGAGCGCCCCACTATCTTCTGGAGCTTCTGGAAGTACTCCTCAGCCTTCTCCGAGTAGTGCTCAAGAATGCTGGACGGGAGGGTCATGACGAGAAGAACCCTGTCGGTGGACTTCACGACCTCAGTGAGCTCGTGGATAAAGGCAAGTGTCTGGTCGGCGAGGGTGGTCTCTCCAACCCTTACCCCAGCGGCCTTTACCATGTACTCAAGGAGTTCATCAACGAGAATCAGCACTGGAGCCTTCTCCTCGAGGAGTTCTGATAGCTTTATCTTCCCCGGGGCGACGTTGCCCTTGAGGCGCCTTACACTGCCCGTGAGCTGGCGCTCAAGCTCCTCCCAGAGGATGACCTCCTTCGCGTCAAAGGCAGTTCCGTCGAGAACGACCACATTCGCGCCCCACTCCCGGGCCTTGTGATAGAGTGCTATAAGCGAGTGTGTCTTACCCCCACCAAAGGGGGTCTGGAGCTGTATCACCGCATCCCCAACGCCCTCGAGGAGCCTTTTCCTCGCTATGTCCAGGAGAGCACTCAACCCACTCGTTATGTACGTTCTCTCCCAGAAGAGCTCCGGGTTCCTGTAGTCCTCGGGCCCCTTGTTCTGATAAACGCTCCAGAGGTCAGCGGCAAAAGTATCAAGGGTGAACCTTCCTTCCTTTATGTCATCGTGGGGAATGGCGATCTGGTAAAACGGCTTCAACTCCATGGTTACACCTCCGAACCATATACCCTCGGGAGTATTTGGGCTTTCCGGTTGCTCATCCATCATCCGACCCAAAGAGACCCTTGAGTTTATCCACGAGGTCCGTTTTGTTCCCTATGAGTTCCTTGGTCTTGTTTCCGAGTAGCTTCCCCAGAGAGCTCACTTGAGCCTGAACCCAGTCTGGATTGTCAACTTTTGAAATGAGCTCCTCTACCATCTCCGGATTGTCTCCAAAGGCCTCAAAGTACCGGTTTATAAGTCCCCGGCTTTCCCAGTGCATTGTGCTCATCACGACTTTGAGCGCTGTACTCCCTCCATAGCGGTATATCACGTGGAAGAGGCGGGTCTTCCATAGAAGATTACCCACAAGCTTGTACGAAACCTTGTAAGCAACGTTCTCCTTCATGAATATAAGCTCCAGTCCCACTACAAAGAGCCTCTCGTAGAAAGCTGAGTACGTGCCTCTATCTCCTGGAACCACTTGTCCAGCGGCTATGATGAGTCTGTTGTAGTCACGAGCAAACGAACACATCATAAACATGTCCTCAACCTGTGAGGGCTTGAGAGTGTTTTTGAGCCTTCTGATTTCTCCCTCATTCAAATAAGGCAGTTCAATCCCGTAATCCTTTGATAGACCCTCTGCAAGATTTTTGTACTTGTGGAGGGCCACCGTAAGGTTTGAAACTTCTTCGCTGTATGTGGTAAGGTTCTGGTATCCCGAGAGGTTCCCGCATTCGGGGAGCATGGGCAGGGACGCGATAGATGTGGCCAGTACAATCGTAACGTTGTCGTAACCGTACGTGGATATGCTCTCCCACAGGCTCTGGGTGAAGTTCTGGAGACTTGTCCTGAGCTGGAGAGCTTCTTCCTGGCTCAGGTTGAGTGGTTCGGCCTCTTCCGACGTTGAAGGGACCTGCTCCCTGGACTCACCAGAAAAGACACTCGAAGGAGTACTCTCCACTGTATTGGCTGGAACTGAGGCGCTGGAATCATTTGAGAAGCTCAGCGGGATTGTCACTTTTTCCCCGGATGTTGCTCCGTGCTGAACGAGTCCCCACTCCCAAGTCGTTACGAGGAACATCAGTACTATAAACCCAACAACTACAAGACCCGCTATTCCCCTCAGGAGGCAGTCACCCATTTCGTGTTACGAGGTGTCACGGATACAAAAGCTTTTCTGTTCCCTCATACCCTCATTGACAGAATTCTTCGATGGAATTATTTATAAGGGAGCGCATCGGAATGGCAAACAGTGAGAACCATGGGATCTCTTCAGAGCGGGAGAGGCCATTGGGCACTTCCTGAGGTTGTGATCGATAAGTACAGCGATGACCTGCTTATGGGGGTACTTGACGCCATAGACCCCTACTTCTCTGCCATCCCCTACGTGAGGAAGAAGCACCAGACTCACAGATTCAGGGCGCTCCCCCGCCTGAGAGAGCTTCTGGATGAGAAGCGAGACGTCCTCATCTCCAGAATAACCCAGGTACTGCCGAAAGAAGCCAGCAGGATGCACTACCTCAAGGCCCAATCCGAAGTGCTCAAGATATTCGAGGAAGAGCTCGCTGATGTGATGGACGAGATAGACGAACTCATGCACATCCTCAACGAGAACGAGCTCAGGAACTCAATAAGAACCGACATCAGGAGGCAGATGGGGCTTTTGAACTCCATGAGGGAGAGCATCCTTGAGATAGCCTCCGATCCAGAGGTGCCGGATGAAGAGTTTGAGAGGTACATGACGCTTGACCAGGGAATAGCGCTCCTCATCAAGCTCTACGAGAAGATGCTGGAGGACTGGAAGAACCCGGAGCTCTCAATCTACATCCTCATGCTCAGCCTCAGGATACTTGCGATACTCAACGGCAAGCTTGAGCACATTCCCCTCCTCAGGAAGGACATAGTCGAGATGGTTCCCGAGCTTGAAAGAGACGCCAGCCCGGAGGAAGTCGAGGAACTCATCAAACTGGTGGGGAAGGAATGGCCAACTTCGTCGACACCAACATCGTAGTGGCCAAAGTCGTCGATACTGACCCCAACCACAAGCTCGTTGAAGAGTTCTTCAAGGACAGTCGAATGGACATAATGGAGTCCGTTTACCAGGAGCTCCGACAGACTTTCTACGAAAAAGCCTTCAGTGCCCTCACAAAGCTCAAGAAGGCCATAAGCAAAGCGAACAAGATGGAGTTCTCAAGCGAAGAGGAAGAGATAAGGGCCATCAGAGAGCTTACGATCCAAATCTGCCGGGAAACCGAGCCTCAAATCCTCAACTTCTGCGAGTACATCGTAAAAGTCGCCGAGGAGAGGGGCCTTCTTCTCGTCAGAAAGCGGGTGAAGCTCCTCAGGGAGATGAACGACTTCATAATCGAGCAGACCTCGAAGATAAACAGACTCGGCGGTACCCACAGGATTATAAGGCTACAGACGGAGGAGCTTGAATCCGCGATAGACATCTATGACAAGGTACGGGAGAGATTCAAGGACGACTACGATGCCCTCATCTTCAGCGAGGCGGTGATGTTCTCGGCCAAGACAGACGAGCCGTGCACTTTGTACACCCTCGACAAAAACTTTGCACGAACCGCCCGGAAAGTCCTTGAGGAACTGAAAGCGGATAACCCGGAGATAAAGCTCCAGGTGGTTTATCTCCTCGACGAAATTGAAAAGAAAGCCGAGTAGGGCGTTCAGCCCTTTATGAACCGCTCAATCGTCTCCTGCTTTCTGGAATCTTCCCCGTTGAAGACCGAGTAGTCGTCCTTCTCGATGGCCCTCCTTATGTGCTCCCTGCCTGCGAGGAAGCCGTCGAGGAGCTTCTTCTCCTTGCTGTCCTTCGGGAGGACTTCACTGATGACCTGGGCCACCTTGTAGAAGACGTCCTTCTCGCCCCAGCCGGTCTCTGCGAGCAGGCCGACCATCTCCCTCTTCCTGTTGGCCTGCCAGAGGAGTAAAGCCTTGTGGAGGACATCGATGAGGTCGTTGCCCTTTATCTCCTTCAGCTTCCTGTCTCCCGGACCGAGAACGCGGATGAACTCCTTCTCCTTCACGATGAAGCCCCTGTTCCACTCCTTCTCAAGGTCAAGGCCAACGGAAGTTGCGAGCTTCCTCGCCTCGTCGAAGGCCACCTTCGCCTCTCCGTACGTCCAGCGCCAGAGCACGTAGAACTTCGCGAGCGGAGAAAGTTCGGAGGAGATGTCCTCCCTGAGAACCTGTCTTATCGCGTAGTCGCTGACCATATCGCGCACGAGTTGGAGCAAGCGGTCACCTCTTATCTCGTTGCCCTCGTAGTCGAGAACCCTCTCATATTTGCCGAACACCTCAATGGCCGAACCTATGGCCGAGATGAAGAAGTCGGCACCGCTTATGCCCTCGCGCCAGAGCTGGTCGAGCTTCTTCTCAAGCTTTGCCTTGAGCTCCCTCTTCACTTCATCGAACCAGCCGACGCCCTGCTTCTCCACCTTGCGGGCGACTATGTAGATTGAGGAGGCGAGGGCTGCGGATTCACTTGCTCGTAGTCTTGTTCTCATCTCCGTATGAATAGGCCAAGAGGCCGTTGGAACGAGTCCCGAGTCGAGGAGCGAGTTTATGAGCGTCTCCCAGCCCTCTGTGGTTTTGTGGGCGTAGACGAGCACGAGGATCCCTCCCGGTTTGAGGACGCGGTGGATTTCTTTGAGTGCTTGTTTCATTCCCTCCTCAAAGTATCTCTTCGCCGTTTCCCAGTCTTGATTCTGGGTGTAAGCTACGAGCTCCTTGCTCTTCGGCGTGAGCGGGGTTATGAACAGCTCCGGATAAAGGTCCCCAACTGTACGCTTGAGCCACACGTAGAAGAAGTCACTGAGGTAGGAGTAGGGAATATTGTCATAGTACGGTGGGTCAGTGAATACAGCGTCGAAATAACCATCGGGGAATGGTAGTGAGGTTGCGGAACCTTGGATGATGTTTGAGGAACGCTCTGAAGACTGGGAGCAATGAGCAATGACATTTACAACGTATTCAAGCCCTGTATTCCAGCCTCCGCTTGCCTCGGAGAATGCTTGGAGTTCAATGTAATCCCAGACTATTGCCAAGGAACTCCTGCCAATAGGGTACTCTATTTTTTCGCCAACATTATTCCAACGAGATAGTGTATTTGAGCGAGCCACGAACTTGTCAAGAACAATCGCCAGATACGTCACCATAGCTTTTGCATACTCCTCGTCATAGCCCTCTTCAAGCATCCTCTCGTAGGCCTGCCTCACCTTCTCGACGAAGGTTATCAGCGCGAGCTTCTGCCTGTCGTTGAAGAGGTCTCCCCAGGTGTTCAGTCCGTAGTTTCTCACTGAAAATGCCCTCTCTGCCCCCCTGCCTCTGCCTTCAGGCGTTGGCTCGTCCGGCACGGGGTCAATCCCCCACTCCTCCATGAGCTTCGCCCTCTTCTCCTCAAGGTATTTTTTGGCTTCTTCGTAGGCATTGATGTCCCTCTCCGTTGGTAGGCGGTAGATTTTACCCCTCTTCTCCGGGTGGTAGAGGACAACCGCCACCATCCTCTGGCCGGCCTTCCCCTCGCGGAAGAGCTTTCTCGTGGTGTTCGCGTCGTGAGTCATGCCGCAGACGGGGCAGGTGACCTTCGCCCCTTTCACCGTCCCCTTCGAGGGGTCGAAATCTTCCGGCATAGGCTCGTAGCCGTCGCCGACTATCTTGAACTTGACTTCTTTGCCCTCGACGTACGGGTAGAGCGCCACCTTCTTGTTGTTCTTCTTTGCCAGCCAGAACTGCCTCATCAGGGGTATCTCGGCCCCGCAGGTCGGGTTCTGGCACGTTATCGTTCTTGCCCAGATGTAGCCGACCGGGATGTAGCCGTCTTCGTCTTTGGGATAGAAGCGTTCAAGCTCCTTCTTCGCCTCGTTGAGAACCCACTCGCCCCACTTCTTCACGTCCCTCACGAGGTCGTAGTCCTTTCCGCCCTTGCCTGAAATCCACTGGTCAAGTGCTCCCTTCTTCTTTTTCCCGTACTTCTGGGGGTACTCAAGGACGGCCTTGAGGAT from Thermococcus sp. MAR1 harbors:
- a CDS encoding DUF1156 domain-containing protein — protein: MEDKRFIEVAFPVKAVSEESAREKNIRHGHISTLHIWWARRPLASSRATNYAALIPAPEDEEELERKKRFIAKLSKWESSLDGEVIRKAREDIMEYFRQVRDDPNQERPRVLDPFAGGGSIPLEALRLGLETYAVDYNPVAVLILKAVLEYPQKYGKKKKGALDQWISGKGGKDYDLVRDVKKWGEWVLNEAKKELERFYPKDEDGYIPVGYIWARTITCQNPTCGAEIPLMRQFWLAKKNNKKVALYPYVEGKEVKFKIVGDGYEPMPEDFDPSKGTVKGAKVTCPVCGMTHDANTTRKLFREGKAGQRMVAVVLYHPEKRGKIYRLPTERDINAYEEAKKYLEEKRAKLMEEWGIDPVPDEPTPEGRGRGAERAFSVRNYGLNTWGDLFNDRQKLALITFVEKVRQAYERMLEEGYDEEYAKAMVTYLAIVLDKFVARSNTLSRWNNVGEKIEYPIGRSSLAIVWDYIELQAFSEASGGWNTGLEYVVNVIAHCSQSSERSSNIIQGSATSLPFPDGYFDAVFTDPPYYDNIPYSYLSDFFYVWLKRTVGDLYPELFITPLTPKSKELVAYTQNQDWETAKRYFEEGMKQALKEIHRVLKPGGILVLVYAHKTTEGWETLINSLLDSGLVPTASWPIHTEMRTRLRASESAALASSIYIVARKVEKQGVGWFDEVKRELKAKLEKKLDQLWREGISGADFFISAIGSAIEVFGKYERVLDYEGNEIRGDRLLQLVRDMVSDYAIRQVLREDISSELSPLAKFYVLWRWTYGEAKVAFDEARKLATSVGLDLEKEWNRGFIVKEKEFIRVLGPGDRKLKEIKGNDLIDVLHKALLLWQANRKREMVGLLAETGWGEKDVFYKVAQVISEVLPKDSKEKKLLDGFLAGREHIRRAIEKDDYSVFNGEDSRKQETIERFIKG
- a CDS encoding ATP-binding protein, yielding MELKPFYQIAIPHDDIKEGRFTLDTFAADLWSVYQNKGPEDYRNPELFWERTYITSGLSALLDIARKRLLEGVGDAVIQLQTPFGGGKTHSLIALYHKAREWGANVVVLDGTAFDAKEVILWEELERQLTGSVRRLKGNVAPGKIKLSELLEEKAPVLILVDELLEYMVKAAGVRVGETTLADQTLAFIHELTEVVKSTDRVLLVMTLPSSILEHYSEKAEEYFQKLQKIVGRSQKVFTPVQEEEVHDVIRTRLFKRIDETEMEAVVKRVVEYLEKEGLIPEGLNAYQYRQRFLRSYPFQPEVIDVLYHRWGSLPKFQRTRGVLRLLSIVVHSLIGRDVSFIRLSDFDLSVKTLRDELIDIIGESRYYSVLDADILSPNSGAKRVDRMVGESYEHYRVGTRAATVIFMYSFSGGDVKGATTKEIKLSCADTRYSSSIVGDAILYLKDNLLYLHYRDGRYFFSLEPSLNKLVVDEMNNVSEEQIRDVEHELLKGQLKGRYFKVYLWPSKPVDVPDSDPSLKLVVLPEYDKEKVLQILQSYGGSERVHKNTLIFLVPRETERASFNRLVRRYIAWKTIDEKAKKGSLELTSEQKDDVKENLKRAREDIVQKIAELYRLVLLPTRGGYEELDLGMKPVGIKKTIEELVYEKLREEGKLVEKMAPVVIEMKYLDGKGYIPTKALYESFLKTPGMPLLKSKSVLIDAIRQGVSEGRFGLGYLTGEEVTCEYLGERPTVTLDEKEVIVNRKYCEELRERAKAEAEAEAQAIAQEKATAESVAGAPEEEWKPPAVRDKQAMLVPSETEGRKEVVESQVESIHLHLTLGPGTGGLRDILRALNLLKSKFERVTIEIKAENGNMSPMEYENLLETFRQLGIDVEELGKE